From one Campylobacter suis genomic stretch:
- a CDS encoding purine-nucleoside phosphorylase — translation MSRLIVCAGKSESFEFAVPIGIGLVDSAIRLSKILTKLTLFDELKCAKISSEIFQEILATEYIKCEILAKFLDRQSKNGKKFLPSEVVFIGTAGLYDSGELFEIFEYKNAANIEISLLDDKSYVPVPQEIFSDVSRETFINSSNFITKDKESAKKLHNLGAKAENMELFSVLKTAENFHIPARGILIATNFCEPNAHAQFIKNHALAKDMLTHYLEIEGII, via the coding sequence ATGAGTAGATTGATAGTGTGTGCTGGGAAGAGTGAGAGTTTTGAGTTTGCCGTGCCAATCGGTATCGGACTAGTGGATAGTGCGATACGGCTAAGTAAAATTTTAACCAAACTCACCCTTTTTGATGAGCTAAAATGTGCGAAAATTTCAAGCGAAATCTTTCAAGAAATTTTGGCCACCGAGTATATCAAGTGTGAAATTTTGGCTAAATTCCTTGATAGACAAAGCAAAAATGGTAAGAAATTTTTGCCAAGCGAGGTTGTGTTTATAGGTACGGCTGGGCTTTATGATAGCGGAGAGTTGTTTGAAATTTTTGAGTATAAAAACGCTGCAAACATCGAAATTTCACTACTTGATGATAAGTCTTATGTGCCAGTTCCACAAGAAATTTTTAGCGATGTTTCACGAGAAACATTTATAAACTCATCAAATTTCATCACAAAAGACAAAGAGAGTGCAAAAAAGCTTCACAATCTGGGTGCAAAAGCGGAGAATATGGAGCTATTTTCCGTGCTAAAAACAGCCGAAAATTTTCATATCCCAGCTCGCGGCATACTCATCGCGACAAATTTTTGTGAGCCAAACGCACACGCACAGTTTATCAAAAATCACGCCCTAGCCAAAGATATGCTCACGCATTACTTAGAAATCGAAGGAATAATTTGA
- a CDS encoding ion transporter, with translation MQNIKTIISSNLWNSFIFGVIMLNAVVFGLETIPSLGKYEFLFAMIDNVCLTIFTIEIFIRFYVYRLEFFTDKVERGWNIFDLIVIGVSIFSISYIILRSFRVLRLLQVFSHFTSMRLVTSAILHTILAMFSVIIVLMVFYYVYALLCVNLFGAEFPEYFGDLGSSFFTLFQIMTFESWSESVVRPIMKLYPYAWILFVGYIFIVSFVVLNLIVAVIVNSLDEIKQKGNV, from the coding sequence ATGCAAAATATTAAAACAATCATATCATCAAATTTATGGAATAGTTTTATTTTTGGTGTAATTATGCTAAATGCTGTTGTTTTTGGGCTTGAAACCATACCTAGTCTTGGAAAGTATGAGTTTTTATTTGCCATGATAGATAATGTTTGTTTAACTATTTTTACGATTGAAATTTTTATACGTTTTTATGTTTATAGGCTTGAGTTTTTTACAGATAAAGTAGAGCGTGGTTGGAATATTTTTGATTTAATTGTTATCGGTGTTAGTATTTTTTCTATAAGTTATATAATACTGCGAAGTTTTCGTGTTTTACGGCTCTTGCAAGTCTTTTCTCATTTTACTTCTATGCGACTTGTTACTAGTGCTATTTTACACACTATACTAGCTATGTTTTCGGTTATTATTGTATTGATGGTATTTTATTACGTGTACGCATTATTGTGCGTAAATTTATTTGGAGCTGAGTTTCCAGAGTATTTTGGGGATTTAGGCAGTAGTTTTTTTACACTTTTTCAAATTATGACTTTTGAAAGTTGGTCTGAGAGCGTTGTCAGACCTATAATGAAGCTTTATCCATATGCATGGATATTATTTGTTGGTTATATTTTTATAGTTTCTTTTGTCGTATTAAATTTAATTGTGGCTGTTATTGTAAATAGTTTAGATGAGATAAAACAAAAAGGTAACGTTTAG
- a CDS encoding transcriptional regulator: protein MVNLSQRDMAGILKIDTKTIYNWRKNKPELYRIVMLGFKFDELLNQNRKNLAELEIIAEENKNFRLK, encoded by the coding sequence ATGGTAAATTTATCACAACGAGATATGGCTGGAATTTTGAAAATTGATACAAAAACTATCTATAATTGGCGAAAAAATAAACCGGAACTTTATCGTATTGTGATGTTAGGATTTAAATTTGACGAGCTTTTAAATCAAAATCGTAAAAATCTAGCAGAACTAGAAATAATAGCAGAAGAAAATAAAAATTTTAGGCTAAAATAA